The genomic stretch ACTCATGCTGGACGAGCCCACCAGGGGGATCGACATCAATGCCAAAAATGAGATTTATAAGCTGATCAGACAATTGGCCAGTGAGGGACTCGGATTGATCGTGGTTTCTTCGGAATTGCCAGAGATCTTGGCCATTTCCGATCGGGTTTTGGTCATGGCAGAGGGAAGGCTGACGGCCAATATCCCCATCAGTAAGCAGACTTCAGAGGATGAAATCCTGCAAGCTGCCATTCCTAAAAACAAGGAAAGAATCAAGTAGCTAGTATCAAGATGTGAGACTTGAGACAAAGTAACCAAGGCTGTTCCGGATTTGTAATCCGGAACCTGTGATAAAGGGGATTTACAATCCCCAAAACCAGTCCACCTGAGAACTGATTTTCGTCAAGCAGCTACATTTAAACCTTAAAATTAACAACCAATAACCACCCCATGATTACCTTAAAAAAACCAATGCCATCGATGGCAAAATTCCAATCACTGATTGCGTTGCTCATATTGTGCCTGGTACTCAGCCTGCTTTCGGACCGCTTTTTGACCCTGGCCAATGGTTGGAATGTGATGCGGCAAGTGTCTGTCAATATCTGCATCTCAGTGGGCATGACCCTCGTAATTCTCACGGCGGGCATAGACCTCTCTGTTGGATCCATTTTGGCCCTTTGCGGTGCTGTGACGGCTTCACTGATCAAAAACGGCATTGCCGTGGAGGGGATGAACTTGCATATTGGCTTTGAACCGCTCGGGGCAGTCATCATTGGTGTGGGGCTTGGGTTTGGTCTGGGCTGGTTTAATGGCTGGACGATTACACGCTTTAAGGTGCCGCCTTTCGTGGCGACCTTGGCCATGTTGACCATCGCTCGTGGGCTGACGATGCTGTGGACGGGAGGATTTCCAATCAATGGCCTTGGGGCAGACTTTGCCTTCTTAGGTACAGGATGGTTTTTGGGCATTCCCATGCCCGTCTGGATCACGGCGGTGATAGTGGCATTGGCGACCTTGCTGACCAAAAAGACCAAGTTTGGTCGATATGTGTACGCTATCGGCGGCAATGAGCGGGCAGCAAGACTATCAGGCATCAATATCAGCAGGGTAAAAATGACCGTTTATGCTATCGCCGGTGGCTTGGCAGCCGTGGGCGGGATGATCGTCACGTCGCGCTTGGATTCTGCACAACCCAATGCAGGGATCAGTTATGAGCTGGACGCCATCGCAGCGGTAGTCATCGGAGGGACATCACTTTCGGGAGGCAAAGGTACGATTATGGGCGCCGTCCTAGGCGGCATTATCATCGGAGTCCTGAACAATGGCCTGGTCCTGCTCAATGTTTCCCCTTTCTGGCAGCAAGTGGTCAAAGGAGCCGTCATCTTGCTGGCAGTGGTGATCGATAAGGCAAACAGTAAGGAGGATTAAAGTGAGGTTTGAAGGTTAAAGGTTGGAAAGTCGATAATACCCTTGGCGTTGGGCTTCAAACTAACTTATGAAAATAATAATTGATATATATCCATGAATAATACTAACCAATTTATCCTTTCCATCGACCAAGGAACCAGTGGAACCAAAGCATTGGTATTCGATGAAAACGGTCAACAAGTGGTCAAGGCAACTGTGCCACTCAAAACCCACTACCTGGACGGAGGTTTGGTGGAACAGGATCCGGAGGCCATTTATCAAAATGTCCTGGAGGCCGTTGGCATCTGCTTGGCGGATTTCCAGTTTCAAGGTCATTCTTTGGACGCTATTAGCTGTGGAGGCATCTCCAACCAGCGGGAGACCTTCTTGCTTTGGGGCAAAGATGGCAAGCCGCTTTACAATGCGGTAGTCTGGCAGTGCAAGCGTTCAATTGGGGTCTGTGATCGGCTGAAGGAAGAAGGGCTTGAATCCATGATCATGGAAAAAACCGGACTGATCATTGACCCGTATTTTTCAGGCACCAAGCTGATTTGGTTATATGAAAATGAACCGGACATTAAAGCCGCCATCGATGTGGGCGAGGCATATTTCGGCACAGTAGATACGTGGCTACTGTATCGGCTGACCAACGGAAAAGCCTACCTCACTGATTATACCAATGCCTCCAGAACCCTATTCTTTAACCTGGACACCTTGGAATGGGATAAGGAACTGTTGGCTAAAATGGGACTTTCTGGACTACATCTACCAACAGTAAGACCGTCTTCGACCAATTTTGGGCAAACCGATTTTGAGGGACTGTTGGACCAAGCATTGCCGATATGTTCGATGATCGGCGATTCGCATGCGGCTGCATTTGGGCAAGCGTGTTTTGAACCGGGCACCGCCAAGGCCACTTTGGGAACCGGCTGCTCTGTGTTGATGAATATTGGTGCAGCACGTAAATCTTCCGGTCACGGCATGGTCAGTACCATCTGCTGGAGCACAGAAGGTCAGGTCAATTATGCCTTGGAGGGCGTGATCGTTACCTGTGGTGCCACGATCGAATGGCTGAAAAATGAACTGGGGTTGATTCAAGACAGTAGCGAAACCGAGGCCATGGCCAAAGCAGTTTCATCCAATCAAGGGGTATATTTGGTGCCGGCATTTAGTGGATTGGGAGCACCTCACTGGGACATGAAGCGAAAGGCTTCCCTGGTTGGGATGACCTTTGACAGCGGTAAAAACCATATCGTCCGTGCTGCACTGGAATCCATTCCTTACCAGATCAAAGATGTGATCGGTGCGATGGAAGAAGACGCTAAGCTCAGATTGGAAGTACTGAATGTAGATGGTGGCATCAGTGCAAACGGTTTTGTCATTGATTTCTTGGCGGACTTGTTGGAAAAGCCAGTAGCACGTGTGGGAATCGCAGATGTATCTGCTCTCGGGGCAGCTTATTTGGCCGGCTTAAAGGCGGAAATATTCAGGGACTTGGCATATCTCCAACAGCTACAGCAAAAGCAATGTACCTCTCCAAATGGGCCATGCGAGGCCATAAACCTTGCTTATGAAGGCTGGAAAAACGCTGTTAGAGGAATTAATAGGTAGGGGAGTGGTACAGGGCAAACGTATTTGCCAAGGAAAATTATTTTTAAATCCCTCCCCTGAAAGGTGTGCTTAATCCAGCCCAATGAAACGCATTGGGCCAATAGGTGATGATGAGACTGATCGCGGCCTGTAAGGCCAGCTAAAAATCTTAACGGTTAAACCTGAGTAGATTATGGATACAATATCATTCCGTCCCCGATAGTATCGGGGCAGGCTATTGCGACAACCGGAGGGAGGAAGCAATCTTGTATTCTTAAGACGGGATTGCCACGTCGCAGGCTCCTCGCAATGACGTAAATAAACCCAGGTTAAAGGTATTCCCGTGCATATTGTTTGGCTAGATGGAAGAACTGAGCTGGGCTTTCAGCCTTAATGGCTACAAGCGATTTTTCTGATTTTGAAGCAATTTCGGGTCACAACAGATAGACAAATGCATATGTTTCCCCGGAAATTCCAAAAGAGCGCTCCCCTCCATCCCGTAAGTGCAGGATAGTCATTTGTCGTTAAAGGCTAAGTTTGTACCATGTTCTTTTATTAGCGGGCAACCTGGGGAAGCGACAAACTTCTGCAATAGCCTTAAACCCACAAAAGCAGTACTTTAACTGATGAAAACAATACAACCTTTACCGCGCCCTTTTAAGGGAATCGTGCCTCCGATGATCACACCATTGGTTGATGATAACCAACTTGACGTTCCTGGATTGGAGCGATTGATCAATCACATCATCGCAGGAGGCGTTCATGGATTATTCATTTTGGGGACTACGGGAGAGTCTACCAGCCTATCATATGAAATCCGTCATGAACTGGTAAAGCGTACTTGCGAAATGGTGGACAGACGAGTGCCCGTACTGGTGGGAATCACCGATACCGCCGCCACGGAAAGTCTGCGACTGGCCGAAACCGCAGCAAATGCAGGTGCTGCCGCTGTAGTGGCCGCTCCCCCCTACTATTTTAGCCTTGGCCAGCCAGAATTGATCGAATACTATGAGTACCTGGTGGAGAGACTAGCCCTACCATTGTTCTTGTACAATATGCCTTCCCATACTAAAATCGTCATCGAGCCAGCTACCGTAAAAACACTCAGCCAGTATGATAATATTGTCGGCCTCAAAGACAGTTCTGCCAATAATGCCTACTTCAACAAGGTGATGACCAAAATGAATGATCGACCAGACTTTTCACTTTTTGTAGGACCGGAAGAAATCATGGCAGAATCGGTTCTGTTGGGTGCCCACGGCGGGGTAAATGGTGGAGCCAATATGTTTCCAAAGCTGTATGTGAAGCTATTTGAAGCAGCCGAGTCAGGCGACATGGAAACGGTCAAAAAGCTCCACGGCATCGTCATGCAAATATCGACCAAAATGTATTCCCTTGGCCAGTTTGGCTCCAGCTATTTAAAGGGCATCAAAGGTGCATTGAGTCTCCTTGGAATCTGTAGTGATTATATGGCATCGCCCCTGCATCGCTTTA from Echinicola soli encodes the following:
- a CDS encoding ABC transporter permease; this translates as MAKFQSLIALLILCLVLSLLSDRFLTLANGWNVMRQVSVNICISVGMTLVILTAGIDLSVGSILALCGAVTASLIKNGIAVEGMNLHIGFEPLGAVIIGVGLGFGLGWFNGWTITRFKVPPFVATLAMLTIARGLTMLWTGGFPINGLGADFAFLGTGWFLGIPMPVWITAVIVALATLLTKKTKFGRYVYAIGGNERAARLSGINISRVKMTVYAIAGGLAAVGGMIVTSRLDSAQPNAGISYELDAIAAVVIGGTSLSGGKGTIMGAVLGGIIIGVLNNGLVLLNVSPFWQQVVKGAVILLAVVIDKANSKED
- a CDS encoding FGGY family carbohydrate kinase; translated protein: MNNTNQFILSIDQGTSGTKALVFDENGQQVVKATVPLKTHYLDGGLVEQDPEAIYQNVLEAVGICLADFQFQGHSLDAISCGGISNQRETFLLWGKDGKPLYNAVVWQCKRSIGVCDRLKEEGLESMIMEKTGLIIDPYFSGTKLIWLYENEPDIKAAIDVGEAYFGTVDTWLLYRLTNGKAYLTDYTNASRTLFFNLDTLEWDKELLAKMGLSGLHLPTVRPSSTNFGQTDFEGLLDQALPICSMIGDSHAAAFGQACFEPGTAKATLGTGCSVLMNIGAARKSSGHGMVSTICWSTEGQVNYALEGVIVTCGATIEWLKNELGLIQDSSETEAMAKAVSSNQGVYLVPAFSGLGAPHWDMKRKASLVGMTFDSGKNHIVRAALESIPYQIKDVIGAMEEDAKLRLEVLNVDGGISANGFVIDFLADLLEKPVARVGIADVSALGAAYLAGLKAEIFRDLAYLQQLQQKQCTSPNGPCEAINLAYEGWKNAVRGINR
- a CDS encoding dihydrodipicolinate synthase family protein, producing the protein MKTIQPLPRPFKGIVPPMITPLVDDNQLDVPGLERLINHIIAGGVHGLFILGTTGESTSLSYEIRHELVKRTCEMVDRRVPVLVGITDTAATESLRLAETAANAGAAAVVAAPPYYFSLGQPELIEYYEYLVERLALPLFLYNMPSHTKIVIEPATVKTLSQYDNIVGLKDSSANNAYFNKVMTKMNDRPDFSLFVGPEEIMAESVLLGAHGGVNGGANMFPKLYVKLFEAAESGDMETVKKLHGIVMQISTKMYSLGQFGSSYLKGIKGALSLLGICSDYMASPLHRFREKEREVLAAQLKDIQQQL